From the Primulina eburnea isolate SZY01 unplaced genomic scaffold, ASM2296580v1 ctg1415_ERROPOS3700000, whole genome shotgun sequence genome, one window contains:
- the LOC140820733 gene encoding LOW QUALITY PROTEIN: histidine kinase 3-like (The sequence of the model RefSeq protein was modified relative to this genomic sequence to represent the inferred CDS: deleted 1 base in 1 codon), giving the protein MNLFYVIGFGLKVGHLLLLLCCWFLSLISLNWFSNGGIMTTKAGFLGDRGQIWMKLWGHISVCGCKIHHHYSQFIGSRKVRKNWWRRLLIAWIVVGIIVSFSVFWYMNLQAAEKRKETLASMCDERARMLQDQFNVSMNHIQAMSVMISIFHHDKSPSAIDQRTFERYTERTAFERPLTSGVAYAVRVRHSEREQFEKLQGWTIKRMDKVVQTPVHEDEYDPADLEPSPVQEEYVPVIFAQDTVAHVISVDMLSGEEDRENVLRARESGKGVLTAPFRLLKTNRLGVILTFAVYKRDLPPSVAYAERIQAIAGYLGGIFDIESLVEKLLQQLASKQTILVNVYDTTNFSHPISMYGSIASSDGIHHVSGLNFGDPFRKHEMHCRFKQKPPWPWVATTTSVGILIISFLVGHIFHATMNRIAKVEDDYHKMMELKKRAEAADVAKSQFLATVSHEIRTPMNGVLGMLHMLMDTELDETQQDYVRTARESGKALVSLINEVLDQAKIESGKLELEAVCFDLRGILDGVLSLSGKSQDKKVELAVYVSSKVPATLVGDPGRFRQIVTNLVGNSIKFTDRGHIFVTVHLVEEVAELEEETDSTLSGLPVVDRRQSWAGFRTFNQEGLPASSASSSSADQVHIIVSVEDTGHGIPVEAQSRVFNPFMQVGPSITRTHGGTGIGLSISKCLVHLMKGEIGLASSPEIGSTFTFTAVFTNGCSSFNDQMNQQVNNETASISPEFHGTRALLVDPNPVRAKVSKYHVERLGIQVELVPNLNLGLSSLSSRKKTLNMILIEEEIWGEDSGMSALFSNSVRTMNLMVIPRMLLLSNSVSSSRSSSSASGVPTPFVVTKPLRASMLAAYLQRAMGVGNRGNYRNGELHMMSLRNLLHGRKILVVDDNLVNLRVAAGALKKYGADVVNAERGKEAISLLTPPHQIDACFMDIQMPEMDGFEATKRIRDIESSINNRIRSGEVVVEAYQNVSNWHVPILAMTADVIHATSEECVKCGMDGYVSKPFEAEQLYREVSRFFHTVTDENT; this is encoded by the exons ATGAATTTATTCTATGTTATTGGATTTGGCTTGAAGGTGGGCCATCTTCTTTTGTTGCTATGCTGTTGGTTTCTATCTCTAATTTCTCTGAATTGGTTTAGTAATGGAGGAATTATGACCACAAAGGCTGGTTTTCTCGGTGATAGGGGGCAAATATGGATGAAATTATGGGGGCATATTTCAGTGTGTGGGTGTAAGATCCACCATCATTATTCACAGTTTATTGGGTCCCGGAAAGTGAGGAAGAATTGGTGGAGGCGACTTTTGATTGCATGGATAGTAGTTGGGATTATAGTATCTTTTTCGGTGTTTTGGTATATGAACTTACAAGCTGCGGAGAAAAGGAAAGAGACTCTTGCCAGTATGTGTGATGAGAGGGCTAGGATGTTGCAAGATCAATTTAATGTTAGCATGAATCATATACAGGCAATGTCTGTTATGATTTCGATTTTTCATCATGACAAAAGCCCGTCTGCCATCGATCAG AGAACATTTGAGAGGTATACTGAAAGAACAGCGTTTGAGAGACCTCTTACCAGTGGAGTAGCATATGCTGTGAGGGTGCGGCACTCTGAAAGAGAACAATTTGAGAAACTACAAGGTTGGACTATTAAGAGGATGGATAAAGTGGTGCAGACCCCGGTACATGAAGATGAGTATGATCCGGCAGACCTTGAGCCGTCACCTGTACAGGAGGAATACGTGCCTGTGATCTTCGCACAAGATACTGTTGCTCATGTAATCTCTGTTGATATGCTGTCAGGAGAG GAAGATCGTGAGAATGTGTTACGAGCAAGAGAATCAGGAAAAGGGGTTCTCACTGCTCCATTTAGATTACTTAAAACAAACCGCCTTGGAGTAATACTAACTTTCGCTGTCTACAAAAGAGATCTCCCCCCAAGTGTAGCTTATGCTGAAAGGATTCAAGCGATTGCTGG GTATCTCGGTGGTATCTTCGATATTGAATCGCTGGTGGAAAAACTGCTCCAGCAGCTTGCTAGTAAGCAAACTATCCTAGTAAATGTGTATGATACTACTAATTTCTCACACCCTATCAGCATGTATGGTTCGATTGCCTCGTCCGATGGGATACATCATGTCAGTGGTCTTAACTTTGGAGATCCATTTAGAAAGCATGAGATGCATTGCAG ATTCAAACAAAAGCCACCTTGGCCTTGGGTTGCAACAACTACATCTGTTGGCATCCTTATAATTTCTTTTCTTGTGGGGCACATATTCCATGCTACAATGAATCGGATAGCGAAAGTGGAGGATGATTATCATAAGATGATGGAGCTTAAAAAACGTGCCGAGGCAGCTGATGTTGCAAAGTCACAG TTTCTTGCTACTGTTTCCCATGAAATCAGAACCCCAATGAATGGTGTTCTTG GAATGCTGCATATGCTTATGGATACAGAGTTAGATGAAACTCAACAAGATTATGTTAGAACTGCTCGAGAGAGTGGAAAAGCTTTAGTTTCACTCATAAATGAGGTCTTGGACCAAGCAAAGATTGAATCTGGTAAACTCGAGCTTGAAGCAGTTTGCTTTGATTTAAGGGGTATTCTGGACGGCGTTTTATCGCTTTCTGGAAAATCTCAAGATAAAAAGGTCGAG TTGGCAGTTTATGTCTCTAGTAAGGTCCCCGCCACACTTGTTGGCGATCCTGGAAGATTTCGTCAGATTGTTACAAACTTGGTTGGCAACTCTATCAAA TTCACTGATAGAGGACACATATTTGTGACGGTACATCTTGTCGAAGAAGTGGCCGAATTGGAAGAGGAGACAGACAGCACTTTGAGTGggttgcctgtagtcgatagAAGACAAAGCTGGGCCGGGTTTAGGACATTCAATCAAGAGGGACTACCTGCCTCTTCTGCATCATCGTCTTCTGCCGACCAAGTACATATAATTGTGTCCGTTGAGGACACAGGTCATGGGATCCCTGTGGAAGCACAGTCCCGAGTGTTTAACCCCTTCATGCAAGTTGGCCCTTCTATCACTCGGACACATGGTGGCACTGGCATTGGTTTAAGCATTAGCAAGTGCTTGGTCCACCTGATGAAAGGTGAAATCGGGTTGGCGAGCTCGCCAGAGATAGGGTCAACCTTTACTTTCACAGCTGTTTTTACCAATGGCTGCTCCAGTTTCAATGACCAGATGAACCAGCAAGTGAACAATGAAACGGCCTCTATTTCTCCGGAATTCCATGGGACGAGGGCTCTGCTAGTGGATCCCAATCCTGTGCGAGCTAAAGTCTCCAAATATCACGTTGAGCGACTCGGAATCCAAGTTGAATTAGTACCGAATCTGAATCTTGGTTTATCCAGCTTAAGTTCAAGAAAGAAAACCTTAAACATGATTTTGATCGAAGAGGAAATCTGGGGTGAAGATTCAGGCATGTCGGCTCTATTTTCCAACAGTGTGAGAACGATGAACTTGATGGTTATTCCTAGAATGTTGCTTTTGTCCAATTCTGTAAGTTCTTCCCGATCCAGTTCTTCAGCTTCTGGTGTTCCAACTCCATTTGTTGTCACAAAGCCTCTGAGAGCAAGTATGCTGGCTGCATACTTACAACGTGCAATGGGTGTTGGGAACCGAGGAAATTATCGCAATGGAGAACTTCATATGATGTCTCTTAGAAATCTCCTTCATGGTCGAAAAATATTGGTTGTGGATGACAATCTGGTGAACCTAAGAGTGGCA GCTGGTGCTCTCAAGAAGTATGGGGCTGATGTAGTTAATGCAGAAAGAGGGAAAGAGGCTATCTCTTTGTTAACTCCACCCCATCAAATTGATGCATGTTTCATGGACATTCAAATGCCGGAAATGGATGG GTTTGAAGCTACCAAGAGAATTAGGGACATCGAGTCTAGCATCAACAACAGAATTCGAAGTGGAGAAGTTGTGGTTGAAGCTTATCAAAATGTCTCAAACTGGCATGTTCCCATCTTGGCCATGACTGCAGATGTCATTCACGCTACAAGTGAAGAATGTGTGAAGTGTGGAATGGACGGTTACGTCTCGAAACCGTTTGAGGCGGAGCAACTGTATCGAGAAGTTTCAAGATTCTTTCACACAGTGACTGATGAGAATACCTAA
- the LOC140820740 gene encoding uncharacterized protein produces the protein MTTSRRLADRKIERFDKNITKRGAVSETSTKKGNNYPVGPILLGFFVFVVIGSSLFQIIRTATSGGMA, from the exons ATG ACAACTTCAAGGAGGCTTGCCGACAGGAAGATAGAGAGGTTTGACAAGAATATTACCAAGCGTGGTGCAGTCTCTGAGACTAGCACAAAGAAGGGAAACAACTACCCTGTTGGCCCTATCTTGCTGGGGTTTTTCGTTTTCGTTGTTATTGGATCAT CGCTGTTTCAGATAATCAGGACGGCAACAAGTGGAGGGATGGCTTAA